The DNA sequence TTCAGCAAAGGAACATCGGGATCTGTTTCAAGCATAAACCGGAATCCCTTGTTTTCAAGGGTGTACCGGAAGGTCGTAAACACGCTTTCGGCCGCGTCATTCAGATTAGTTTGAGCGAAGGTGTATTTCCTTTTCTTGTTTTCGATTTGCGAGAAATTGAGAATCCGGTTTACCATGGCCGATAACCGGGATGTCTCGTTCATTATGACTGAATAATACTCTTTGATTTTTTCCGGACTTTTAACCCTTCCCATTTCAAGTGTTTCGATGTACATGCTTATAAGGGCCAGCGGAGTTCGTATTTCGTGGGATACGTTGGCAACAAAATCATTTTTAAGCTGCGAAAGCTCAATCTGTTTGCGGATATTCCTGAAAATAATAAAGGCGCCTGCAAGGAGAATAATGTCCATGAGGCCTATCAGTATAAGGCTCCTCCTTGCCCTTTTACCTGCCAGGTCGGCAATCGTGACATTTTTAAGTTCAATTCCCATCTGGTAATTCTGAAGCAACCAGAAAGGCTTTTTCTCAATGTGGGCACCCGGTGTGTACTGTTTGTCGGAATTATAAAAAGCATCCGGCTCACCGGCCCTGTACGCCGCGATATGAAACTGGTTCCGTGCTATTTCCTGTATCTTGGGATCAAGCACTTCACTTATGAATTTCTCCGGGTCAAGAACCACAACGGCAATCAGCGGATCGTTTATATTTCCCAGCAGAAAAACAATAAGTTGATTACCTGCCGTATCATTCACCGGTTCAATCTTCCTGTAATTTCCCCTGTAGTAAGTCTCCAGCCTTTTTATATTACTGCCGATACCTGAAAGTTTCTCTGCATAATGGGTTGCGGCGCTGTCACATTCAGGAACCGCAAACTTAAAGCGGAAGGACTTATCATAAACAAGTAGACATTTTATTGCCGGTTTTTCGCTCACCATACGGAGGAGTTCATCAGATCCGGTGTCCTGCTTATTCAGCTGATTTTCCAACCGGCTTGCGAAGTTGCTGATTACATCGTCCGAGTATTGATTGATGGAAAACAGGATTGCATTCAGCTGGTTCCGGTAAATGTCCTGGATAACCTTTTCATTATTCTTGAGGTTTCCGATCTCATAAACCGATATAAAGAGAACAGGCACAAGTATTACGGCAATAATCAGCATGCCTATTTTCCTTACTGAATGCATTCCTGTTTAGTTTGAATAAATATAGGGATTTTAATTATTCATCTTTAGCGAGGGTACCTGCTTTTCTTCATGGATCTCCAGTATTCGATATATTTTGTCTGGGAAAGCAATCCGACAGGCCCTTCATAAATACCGCCTTCTCCGCCTGTGTCAACGACTCTCACCGCGATCACATTCTTCTGTCCCTTCTTCAGCACGCCTGCCGGTAAATAATAGCCCCTGAAGGCATCATATTCCGATCCGGAATAAGCCCTGTCGCCGTTTGCCGGGAAGTTACCGGTTGATCCTACCAGTACGCCGTTAATATAAACCTGGTCCATGTCATCAATTTTGCCCATAATCAGAACCATACGGTCTTCTGTGGCTGTTCCATTGTAAACAAATGTCTTCCGGTACCAGGCATAGCCGTCATAGTCGCGGTATCCCTGGTCTTCCCAGCGACCCGGAACCATAATATCACCCCATTTGCTGTCGTCATAGGCGATATCCCTGCGTTTCATATCGTCACCGGTTTTGAATTTCCAGGGAGTCTGCAAATTCACATCCAGATTTACGGAGGTTTTTCCGCCGTACAGTCCGATTTCGCCACCTACAATTCCTCCTGCCTGTTCGGTATCATATACCTTAACTGCTATCACATTGGTTCCGTCAAAGCTGATGAGTTCTTCGGGCACATAGTAAATTCTTTCGGCGTCATAAGCGGTGTGATAGTTAGGAGGAAATCCTCCTGTGGATCCTATTTTTTTACCATTGAAATATACTGCGTCCACATCATCAATATAGCCCATATAGAGGTAAAGCATGCGTCCTTTAAGTGTGGAGGGAATGGTAAATTTTTTCCTGTAAAAGGCATAGCCGTTATATCCGTTGAAACCCTGGTCTTCCCATGAGGACGGTACCTTAATGGTCTCCCAGTTGCTGTCGTTAAATTTCGGCGATATCCAGTCATCGTTAATTCCGATTGTAAATGCCCAGTTGCCCTTCAGATTGATCAGCATTGTCAGCCGGTTATCCATCGCCATCGCTTTTCCCGAGGCCAGTGCAAGCAGGAATATAGTTGTGTAAATAAGCGTTTTCATAATTGAACTTTTATTATTCTTTCATTCCTTCATTTCTTCATTCTTTCATTCCTTCATTTCTTCATTCTTTCATTTCACTCCGCCCGTTATCTCTCATAATAATCTCCGAAAATGAATTCCCAGAATGAATTTTCATAAGACGGGTGCTTGTCCTTGTATCTCCTGTAGTTTTCGGGCGACATGATACCCACAGGGCCCTGGTAAATACCGCCAACGCCCTGGCCGTCGTAAACCCTTACGGCAATATTATTGATCTCACCGGGTTTCAGCCATGAGCCGCTGATTTTGTATACCCTTCTTATATTCCATTCCCAACCGTCACCCCAGTGGCGGTGATTGGTGCGAATATCGTAAACCGAACCTACGTATCTTCCGTTCAGGTAAACATCATCCACGTCGTCGATTTTTCCGAGCGACAGGTAAAGTGTTGACCCTGTGAAATTGGCCGGCACCCTGAAATTCACCCGGTACCAGGCATACCCGTCGTAATTGTGCAGGGGTCCGGATTCCCATTCTGATGGCACCTGGATTCGTTTCCAGTCGTTATCATTAAAACCAGGCTCTTTCCATTCCTTGTTATCGCCTTCGTGAATTTTCCATTTTCCCGTAAGGTTGAGATTCATAAGTTCCACATCGGCGTCATAAAACAAACCTACGGGTCCGTCTACAATGCCTCCGTCCTGCTGGCTGTCATAAACCCTCACGGCAATAATGTTTTCAGCATCCACCTTAAGAAGTCCGTCAGGAATTACATATCTTCTTGTCCTGTCATAAGCCGTTTCAGGGTACGGTGGAAAATCACCACTGCGTGCCAGCAGTTTCCCGTTGAGGTATACGGCGTCTGCATCGTCGATTCTGCCCAGCATAAGGATCACCTGAACGTTTTTAGGAATGTCGGCCGGCCTGAATTCCTTACGGTACCAGGCATAGCCGTTATAGTCCTCATAACCCTGGTCTTCCCATTTATCCGGAACATTGATCCGGTCCCATTTTGAATCATCGTAAGCGGGGGATGCCCACTGCATATCATCGCCGATGCTGAACATCCAGGTTCCGGAAAGAGAAAGCAGTTTCCTGAGGTCTTCTGCCTTTGTGCCTGCAGCAGCAGTCAGCAGTATCAATACAAGGAGTAATTTTGATTTCATAGTTTGTTAATTGATTTATAATATAAAGAATACGGTGTTGGCATGTTTGCCTGAAAATTCTGAGCTTACAGGAGCAGATTGATCCTTGTTTGCAGTTGTTTCACCTGAAATATCAAGTGAAACCTTTTGGGCCGGAACCTTGCACTGCCATTCTGTTTCCTGTACCTGTGATTTATTTCCGGATTTAGGAAGAATGACGATGCCAAGAAAAAGGACGGTTAACATAAAAACGGTAAGCTTCATTGTCGTATTTTTTGTTGATTCAGACAGGTCAAAAGTAGGCTAGCCTGAAAAGATCACTGTCACAGCCACGTAAATAATTGTCATGAATTGTCACAGGATTGTAAAATGATTTATAATTTTAGATTCACCTGAAAAATAAAACCTTAACCCGCATGAAAACCACTGTTGTAACCCTTTTTGTTGCTTTCCTGGGCCTGTGCTCATTTTCGGAATCAGATACCGTGAAAACCCCTGAAGCGGCCGGCAGGCTTGTTATCAAGGATTTGATGTCGCGCCCTGACTTCATGATGTATAAAACGGATGAAGTGAGGGGTGTCCATTATGCCGAGGCCTGTGCCGGTTTTGGAGCCGCCCGGCTGGCCGCCTTGCTCGGCGACCACGAAACAGTAAAGAAACTGGAAGAGCGTTATTCACGGGTTATTGATGAGAACATTGAAAATACGGCCAATCATGTGGATGTGAATGTATTTGGCATTCTGCCGCTTGAATTGTATATGCTGGGCAGGGATGAGAAGTTTCTGAAACAGGGATTGAACCTGGCAGACGGACAGTGGAAGGATACACTTGAAGGCGGATTAACCTGGCAGACCCGGTTCTGGATTGATGATGTATGGATGATTGGTGCCCTGCAAATACAGGCATACAGGGCAACGGGACGCAAAGAGTACATAGAGCGGGCCGCTCTCGAGATTGATGCCTATTTAAAAAAGCTACAACAGCCGAATGGTTTGTTTTTTCATGGGGAAGCCTATCCCTTTTTCTGGGGCCGGGGAAACGGATGGGTTGCAGCCGGGCTGGCTGAATTACTGACCGAGCTTCCGAAAGCCAATTCCCATTACAAAAGTATACTGGAGGGTTACCGGAAAATGATGAAGACACTGCTTTTCCTGCAGGATGAGGACGGCATGTGGCACCAGCTTGTTGACCATCCCGAATCGTACAAGGAAACATCATGTACTGCCATGTTTGGTTATGCCATAACGGTAGGATATAAAAAGGGTCTGTTACCCGAGGAAGTATTTAAGACAGCCTCTGATAAGGCATGGGAAGGGTTGGTTACCTATATCAATGAAGACGGCAAGCTCAGGGATGTGTGCGTGGGAACCGGCCAGACCAATGACCTGAATTTTTACCTGACGCGGCCAAGGTCAACCGGGGATCTGCACGGCCAGGCGCCTGTGCTGTGGTTTGCATACAGTCTGCTGGCTGACTACGAATAATCAACAAATCGGGATACCATGTGTTATACGGTTTTGCATTATGAAACTGAAGCTGTTTTCAATTCCGGTAAATCCTGCCCGGGTCGATTTGGCCCTGCTTCTGATCCGCATGGTGGCCGGTCTTTCCTTTGCCTTCTACGGGTCGTTTAAAATCAAAGATCCGTTGCACTGGATGGGTCCAGATTCCGGTTATCCTGCGTTTTTCCAAATGCTTGCAGCCATTTCAGAATTTTGTGGCGGCATAGCCTGGATCATAGGATTTCTCACACCGCTTGCCTCTTTCGGGATTGCCTGTACAATGACTGTTGCCACATACACGCACATCTCGGGAGGCGATCCATTTGTGAGTTTCACAGGGGGAGGCGCCTATGATCACCCACTCTTATTTCTTGTCATAGCTGTTATGCTGTTGTTGAGCGGGCCCGGAAGATTTTCAACCGACCGGATCGTCTTTGGTGAAAGAAAACAGTCCGTTTAACAAAACTTGATTTCAAACCCATTATATTTGATGGTACTTTAACATCATACCCATATCTGATGGAAATAATCGAACTTCAAAATGTTACCAAAACCTTTGGTGCGGTAACTGCTGTAAGTGAACTTGATCTGAAAGTGCCGGGCGGCACCATTTACGGCTTCATCGGACCTAACGGTTCAGGCAAAACCACCACAATCAGGATGATCCTGAATATTTTTTATCCTGATTCGGGAAAAGTATTCATCAGGGGAATTGAACAGGGCGCATCGAGGCTAGACAGGGTGGGATACCTGCCTGAAGAGCGCGGGTTATACAAAAAGATGAAAGTGTATGATGTGCTTAAATTTCATGCAGATCTGAAAAAAACCGCCGACCCCAGGAAAGAGATCAACTATTGGCTGACTAAATTGAACCTTGCAGACAGGGCTGACAAAAAGGTTGAAACGTTAAGCAAAGGGATGACGCAGAAACTGCAGTTCATTGCCACAGTAATCGACAGGCCTGAAATCATCATCCTTGATGAGCCTTTCAGCGGACTGGATCCTGTTAACGCAGATATATTGAAAGAGTCACTTCTTGATCTTCAGAAAAGCGGTGCCACCATTATATTTAGCACACACGATATGAATATGGCCGAAAGGATGTGTGATTATATTTTTATGATTCACAAAGGCCATAAAGTGCTGGATGGTACGCTGGACAGTATCCAGGACAAGTATGGCAATGATACGGTGCGGTTGCAGACCGAAGGAGGTCTTGACGTGCTGAATGACATCAGGGGTATTGAAAAGATCAATGATTTCGGGCAGATGCAGGAGCTCAGGCTCTCAACGGGTACCGACACCCAACAGGTTTTGATGCAACTGGCATCAAAGACAAGAATTCTGAAGTTCGAGGTTACAAAACCCTCTTTGAACGATATTTTCATTCGTATTGCAGCACCCGATAAAAAAGCAGAAACCCATGCGTAAAATACTGATAATAGCCCTCAGGGAATATAAAGCCGCTGTTAAGACCAAAAGTTTCATTATAAGCCTGGTCATGCTTCCGGTGCTTATGGGTGGCAGCGTGGCCGTGTCGATCATTGCTGAAAAAAAGGTGGACACAACCGATAAGAAGTTTGCGGTGATTGATCATTCCGGACTTTTTGAGGAATCACTGAAACAAAGTGTAAAATTTCATAATGAAGTGGAGATTTACAAACCGGACACAAAAGAGAAAATCAAGCCTGCTTACCAGGTTGAATTTATTACTCCGGATAATACTGATCTTGTAAAGCAGAAGCTTGAACTATCAGACAGGGTAAGCAGCAAGGATCTTACCGGTTTTCTTGAAATCGGTTCTTCAGTACTTCATCCCGATGCGGACCCTCAAAATGCCTATGTTCGATTTTATTCGGAAACGAGTATACTGGATGAAACCCAGAACTGGTTTTCGAATCCTATAAACAATCATCTCCGGGAACTTCGGATTGCTGATTTACATTTGTCGCCTGACAGTACAAAGGAATTGTTTTACTGGACGAATATAGAAGGGCTGGGTTTGTTAAAAAAGGATGTGAATTCGGGACAAATAAAGGATGCGGAGAAGAGCAACCCGGTGACGTCGTTACTGATCCCGTATATCCTGGTGATGATGATGTTTATGATGGGGATGGTGGGATCAATGCCGTTACTTACTGCGGTGATGGAAGAAAAAATGGAGCGGATTGCCGAGGTGCTCCTGGGCACGGTAACTCCATTCCAGTTTATGGCCGGGAAAGTGTTAGGGAGTACCGGTGTGGCACTTACCACGGCTACTATTTATATTGTCGGAGGAGTATTTACGGGTAAACAATTGGGTGGTGGAAATATGATTCCTTATGATATTCTGCCCTGGTTTTTCATATTCCTGGTATTATTCCTGATCATGGCCGGCTCGATCATGGCTGCACTGGGTTCAGCCTGCAACGACAACAAGGATGCTCAGAACATGTCGTTTCCTGCCATGTTGCCCATGTTATTGCCTTTGTTTGTGATCATGCCGGTTTTAAGGAATCCCCTTGGAAGCCTTGCAACCGTTATGTCTCTTATACCGCCGTTCACACCCATGGTGATGATTGTACGGCAGGCAACACCGGTGACGCTTCCGGTATGGCAGCCCTATGCGGGGTTAGCAGGGGTTATATTGTTCACCCTTTTTGCAGTATGGGCCGGCTCCAGGATCTTCCGCACCGGAATCCTGATGCAGGGACAGAAGCCTACCTTTGCCAACCTGGTGAGGTATGTTTTTAAAAGCAGGTAGGTATTGTGAAACTCCGGTCTCCTTTTAAAGTGAAGTGGCTGAGGAGAGCCATTCTATATTCGGCCACTGCAGTGACCGTGCTGGTGGTGGTTTCAAATGGCATGGTCTACTTTAAAAGCAGGCATTATATCTGCAGCACTATTGATGAGTTGCCGGTTTGTTACACGGCGATAGTTCCGGGTGCGATGGTTTCATCTTCGGGAAAACCAATGAGGTTTCTGAAAGAAAGGCTTGATTTGGCGATTGCGTTGTATCGGAAGGGAAAAGTCAAGAGGCTGCTCTTAAGCGGCGATCATGGCCGGGTGCAGTATGATGAAGTCAATGGGATGAAGCAATACATTTTGGAACATGATGTGAATGTAAGCGATGTATTTTTGGATCATGCCGGGTTTGATACCTATAACACCATGGTAAGGGCTAAGAAGATATTCAATGTTGCCGATGCCATAGTGGTGACCCAGGATTTTCATTTGCCAAGGGCGATATATATAGCGCGGAGTTATGGTTTGAAGGTATACGGCATAAGGGCTGATAACCCGCATAAGGATTCGCGTTTATATGTTCAGATCCGTGAAGTGCTGGCCAATGTTAAAGCGTTTCTTGAAGTAACCATCCGTCGCAAGCCTCATTTTGGCGGGCCTCCCATTCCGATTACAGGGGACAGCAATCTGAGTTTTGATTAGGAGGGACCAGTAAAGGAGTTACCGGAACACCAGCCCGGCAAAAATATTTTTGTAGATTTGATCCATTAAAAACAGCTATAATAATAGGATTTTTTCTGTTAAAATGGTCTACTGGTAAATAGCTATTTATGGCAACAGATCTTACCTACCATGTGAATATCGGCAAGGACACGGAGGCCAAACTGGTCAGCGTTGGTATTGATTCGATGAAAAAACTGGTTGCATTGGGCAGTGAAAAGGCATTCCTGAAGATCCAGACGGTTGATCCCGGAGCATGCCTGAGCCTGCTGTACGGGCTTGAAGGCGCCATTCTGGGTGTAAAATACAATGAGATTCCGGCTGAACGCAAACAAGAATTGAAACAGTTTTACAGTCTGGCCCGAAAAAACGGTAATTGCTGAAAAATGAGTTACCAGGTAATCCGCAAGCCAATTGTACTAACAACAGCCGTTTTATTTCACCTGCTGCTAATTTTTCATTTATTCTTTTCTCCTGTCATTATTGTTCTTGCTTCCTGGAAAGGCATAATCAATGCAAGTTTTATTGCTTTTATACTGATCTCTGTCCTGTCAATCTTTTCTGGAAGGGCTTATTGTTCGTGGTTTTGCCCGGGCTGCGGTATCCAGGAAATGCTGGCCGTTTTCATCAAAAGGAAAGCCCGGAATTCAAAGGCCAATAATATCAAGTATGTAATTTTTTCGGTCTGGATCGGTTCAGTAATTACAGGATATATAATAAACGGTTTTCATTCGGTTGACCTTTCGTATGGGATGTCTGATATAACACTGAAGCGAAAGATCATTCTGACAATCGGCGCCGTAATGATCATTGTTCCCCTTACCGGTATCTTTGGCAGGTTTGCATCCTGTAAATATGTTTGCTGGCAGGCACCTTTTATGATCCTTGGGCACAAACTCGGCGACTTCATGAAGATTAGTAAACTCCGGCTCGTGACAACCGGAGCCGAATGTAAAAATTGCGGTAGCTGCAACCGGCATTGCCCCATGAATATTGATGTGATGCAACAGGCCCAAAACAATAACCTCTCCCACACCGAATGCATTCTTTGTGGAAATTGCATCGATCACTGTAATCATAAAGTGATCCGGTTCGATTTTAAAAAGAAACAAAACGAAATACCCAAAATATGAAACAGATCCGTCATATCTTAGCTGTTCTTTCTGCTGTATTAATCGTTCTGATCATCTTATATATGAATCATGACGATTTCTCATGGCAGGCGAATAAAAGCAATTATCTCGGACTCATGGCATGCGTGCTGAATATCTGGGCACTTGTTTTCCTGATAAAGGAAAAGAAGAGCTGAAATTTCGTGCTATTTATTATATTTGACCAGATTCTCCGGCTTTGAATTAAATCCTCCTCATATATGAATTCAAAAATCATCGGCTTGCTGGTTTCCCTTACCATTGCAGCCTTCAACATTTCAGCCGGTGAATACCATGTGTCAAAATCAGGTAATGATTCGAATGACGGATCAAAAAGCAGGCCTTTCCTCACTATAAACCGGGCTGTGTATTTAGCCATGCCGGGTGATACGGTAACCGTTCATACCGGTGTTTACAGGGAATGGGTAAAACCCATACGCGGTGGTGAAAGTGATGCGAAAAGAATTGTATTCCGGGCAGCTCCCGGTGAGAAGGCAGAAATCAAAGGATCAGAAGTAGTAAAGGGGTGGAAGAAGGTCGATAAGATACCGGGAGTATGGATGGTTACAATCCCGAATTCCTTTTTCGGTGATTATAATCCCTATAAAGATTCGATTTACGGCGACTGGTTCAATGATCATGGCCGTATTCATCATACCGGTGAAGTGTTCCTTAACGGGAAATCACTTTATGAAAAAGAATCGCAACAGAAAGTGTTTTTTCCTTCAGCCGATTCGTCAATCGCCGATCCTAAAGGCTCTACTTATACCTGGTATTGCGAAAGCAATGATCAGTCGACAACCATATGGGCAAACTTTCATGAATTCAATCCCAACAATGAACTCATCGAAGCCAGTGCCCGCAAGACCTGTTTTTACCCTGAAATTCAGGGATTGAACTTTATTACCATCAGCGGTTTTTATATAAGCCAGGCCGCCACGCAGTGGGGCGCACCTACGGCCGAACAGGTGGGAATGGTCGCCACACACTGGAATATGGGATGGATTATTGAAAACAATGTAATAAGCGATTCAAAATGCTCGGGAATCACACTGGGCAAAGAGCGTGGCACGGGCCACAATGTATGGTCGGCCGACCAGGGAAACATATATAACGACGGCAATATCCATTATATCGAGGTCCTTTTCAGGGTACTTCGGAATGGCTGGCGAAAGGGCAATATCGGAAGTCACATCGTAAGAAACAACACAATATTCAACTGTGAGCAGACCGGAATTTGCGGAAGCATGGGAGCGGCATTC is a window from the Bacteroidales bacterium genome containing:
- a CDS encoding ATP-binding protein: MHSVRKIGMLIIAVILVPVLFISVYEIGNLKNNEKVIQDIYRNQLNAILFSINQYSDDVISNFASRLENQLNKQDTGSDELLRMVSEKPAIKCLLVYDKSFRFKFAVPECDSAATHYAEKLSGIGSNIKRLETYYRGNYRKIEPVNDTAGNQLIVFLLGNINDPLIAVVVLDPEKFISEVLDPKIQEIARNQFHIAAYRAGEPDAFYNSDKQYTPGAHIEKKPFWLLQNYQMGIELKNVTIADLAGKRARRSLILIGLMDIILLAGAFIIFRNIRKQIELSQLKNDFVANVSHEIRTPLALISMYIETLEMGRVKSPEKIKEYYSVIMNETSRLSAMVNRILNFSQIENKKRKYTFAQTNLNDAAESVFTTFRYTLENKGFRFMLETDPDVPLLNADRDAVCDALVNLVDNAMKYSAETKEITIRTGQTGQQAFVEVQDKGVGILQKHQKYIFDKFYRVTEKNLANRIKGSGLGLAIVKHIMEAHEGQITVQSEPGAGSTFRLLFPLK
- a CDS encoding beta galactosidase jelly roll domain-containing protein → MKTLIYTTIFLLALASGKAMAMDNRLTMLINLKGNWAFTIGINDDWISPKFNDSNWETIKVPSSWEDQGFNGYNGYAFYRKKFTIPSTLKGRMLYLYMGYIDDVDAVYFNGKKIGSTGGFPPNYHTAYDAERIYYVPEELISFDGTNVIAVKVYDTEQAGGIVGGEIGLYGGKTSVNLDVNLQTPWKFKTGDDMKRRDIAYDDSKWGDIMVPGRWEDQGYRDYDGYAWYRKTFVYNGTATEDRMVLIMGKIDDMDQVYINGVLVGSTGNFPANGDRAYSGSEYDAFRGYYLPAGVLKKGQKNVIAVRVVDTGGEGGIYEGPVGLLSQTKYIEYWRSMKKSRYPR
- a CDS encoding beta galactosidase jelly roll domain-containing protein — translated: MKSKLLLVLILLTAAAGTKAEDLRKLLSLSGTWMFSIGDDMQWASPAYDDSKWDRINVPDKWEDQGYEDYNGYAWYRKEFRPADIPKNVQVILMLGRIDDADAVYLNGKLLARSGDFPPYPETAYDRTRRYVIPDGLLKVDAENIIAVRVYDSQQDGGIVDGPVGLFYDADVELMNLNLTGKWKIHEGDNKEWKEPGFNDNDWKRIQVPSEWESGPLHNYDGYAWYRVNFRVPANFTGSTLYLSLGKIDDVDDVYLNGRYVGSVYDIRTNHRHWGDGWEWNIRRVYKISGSWLKPGEINNIAVRVYDGQGVGGIYQGPVGIMSPENYRRYKDKHPSYENSFWEFIFGDYYER
- a CDS encoding glycoside hydrolase family 88 protein — its product is MKTTVVTLFVAFLGLCSFSESDTVKTPEAAGRLVIKDLMSRPDFMMYKTDEVRGVHYAEACAGFGAARLAALLGDHETVKKLEERYSRVIDENIENTANHVDVNVFGILPLELYMLGRDEKFLKQGLNLADGQWKDTLEGGLTWQTRFWIDDVWMIGALQIQAYRATGRKEYIERAALEIDAYLKKLQQPNGLFFHGEAYPFFWGRGNGWVAAGLAELLTELPKANSHYKSILEGYRKMMKTLLFLQDEDGMWHQLVDHPESYKETSCTAMFGYAITVGYKKGLLPEEVFKTASDKAWEGLVTYINEDGKLRDVCVGTGQTNDLNFYLTRPRSTGDLHGQAPVLWFAYSLLADYE
- a CDS encoding DoxX family protein, yielding MKLKLFSIPVNPARVDLALLLIRMVAGLSFAFYGSFKIKDPLHWMGPDSGYPAFFQMLAAISEFCGGIAWIIGFLTPLASFGIACTMTVATYTHISGGDPFVSFTGGGAYDHPLLFLVIAVMLLLSGPGRFSTDRIVFGERKQSV
- a CDS encoding ATP-binding cassette domain-containing protein, producing the protein MEIIELQNVTKTFGAVTAVSELDLKVPGGTIYGFIGPNGSGKTTTIRMILNIFYPDSGKVFIRGIEQGASRLDRVGYLPEERGLYKKMKVYDVLKFHADLKKTADPRKEINYWLTKLNLADRADKKVETLSKGMTQKLQFIATVIDRPEIIILDEPFSGLDPVNADILKESLLDLQKSGATIIFSTHDMNMAERMCDYIFMIHKGHKVLDGTLDSIQDKYGNDTVRLQTEGGLDVLNDIRGIEKINDFGQMQELRLSTGTDTQQVLMQLASKTRILKFEVTKPSLNDIFIRIAAPDKKAETHA
- a CDS encoding ABC transporter permease, whose translation is MRKILIIALREYKAAVKTKSFIISLVMLPVLMGGSVAVSIIAEKKVDTTDKKFAVIDHSGLFEESLKQSVKFHNEVEIYKPDTKEKIKPAYQVEFITPDNTDLVKQKLELSDRVSSKDLTGFLEIGSSVLHPDADPQNAYVRFYSETSILDETQNWFSNPINNHLRELRIADLHLSPDSTKELFYWTNIEGLGLLKKDVNSGQIKDAEKSNPVTSLLIPYILVMMMFMMGMVGSMPLLTAVMEEKMERIAEVLLGTVTPFQFMAGKVLGSTGVALTTATIYIVGGVFTGKQLGGGNMIPYDILPWFFIFLVLFLIMAGSIMAALGSACNDNKDAQNMSFPAMLPMLLPLFVIMPVLRNPLGSLATVMSLIPPFTPMVMIVRQATPVTLPVWQPYAGLAGVILFTLFAVWAGSRIFRTGILMQGQKPTFANLVRYVFKSR
- a CDS encoding ElyC/SanA/YdcF family protein, with amino-acid sequence MKLRSPFKVKWLRRAILYSATAVTVLVVVSNGMVYFKSRHYICSTIDELPVCYTAIVPGAMVSSSGKPMRFLKERLDLAIALYRKGKVKRLLLSGDHGRVQYDEVNGMKQYILEHDVNVSDVFLDHAGFDTYNTMVRAKKIFNVADAIVVTQDFHLPRAIYIARSYGLKVYGIRADNPHKDSRLYVQIREVLANVKAFLEVTIRRKPHFGGPPIPITGDSNLSFD
- a CDS encoding TfoX/Sxy family protein — protein: MATDLTYHVNIGKDTEAKLVSVGIDSMKKLVALGSEKAFLKIQTVDPGACLSLLYGLEGAILGVKYNEIPAERKQELKQFYSLARKNGNC
- a CDS encoding 4Fe-4S binding protein, whose amino-acid sequence is MSYQVIRKPIVLTTAVLFHLLLIFHLFFSPVIIVLASWKGIINASFIAFILISVLSIFSGRAYCSWFCPGCGIQEMLAVFIKRKARNSKANNIKYVIFSVWIGSVITGYIINGFHSVDLSYGMSDITLKRKIILTIGAVMIIVPLTGIFGRFASCKYVCWQAPFMILGHKLGDFMKISKLRLVTTGAECKNCGSCNRHCPMNIDVMQQAQNNNLSHTECILCGNCIDHCNHKVIRFDFKKKQNEIPKI
- a CDS encoding right-handed parallel beta-helix repeat-containing protein, whose protein sequence is MNSKIIGLLVSLTIAAFNISAGEYHVSKSGNDSNDGSKSRPFLTINRAVYLAMPGDTVTVHTGVYREWVKPIRGGESDAKRIVFRAAPGEKAEIKGSEVVKGWKKVDKIPGVWMVTIPNSFFGDYNPYKDSIYGDWFNDHGRIHHTGEVFLNGKSLYEKESQQKVFFPSADSSIADPKGSTYTWYCESNDQSTTIWANFHEFNPNNELIEASARKTCFYPEIQGLNFITISGFYISQAATQWGAPTAEQVGMVATHWNMGWIIENNVISDSKCSGITLGKERGTGHNVWSADQGNIYNDGNIHYIEVLFRVLRNGWRKGNIGSHIVRNNTIFNCEQTGICGSMGAAFSLIENNHIYNIYTKRQFSGAEIGGIKFHAAVDAIIRHNRIHNAGRGIWLDWMTQGTRVSSNLFYNNDMEDIFFEVDHGPFIVDNNLFLSEVSVRSQSEGGAYIHNLITGKFQTWPDPGRFTPYFLPHSTDIAGLTIVLGGDDRLYNNLIVGRGNKQNEYGLKTYDNAKLPVWIEDNAYLNCAVPSRKELNMIYEGTFDPCIQLDDKGNEGYLTISFSSAVKNASLNIIDSEKLGQAKIPRAVFENSDGTSYKSNLDYFGNPRPADQIIPGPFAVVKEGENIIKLW